TAGATCGATAGATCCACTTTAACCATACTTGCACCGTTATATCCGCTTGATCTACTCTTTTTGTACTCGATCCGCTTGATCCACTCTTGTGTTGAGATGAGATCAATATATGGGAAGAGAAATACATGAGGAGTTGAGTATGATGAAGAGGCCGTACATGGCGTAGTAATACTAGTTACCCGAGTAACTTGCAAAGATTAAACCAAAGTTACTCTAGTTATACAAGTTACCCGAGTAACTTTGGATGAAGAAGAGAAGCCATATTCCCTTAGCTAAGGCATCAGACCATTGCAAGGGAAGAAGATGCGCGTGTGACAGGCTGGAGAGGAGCAGGATAAAGCAGAAGGAGCTTTATGCACAAGGAAGAAGCTCATTGGATGATTTGAATTAAAACAAACCTTATCTCTTGTAATATTGCCCTTTATGAAACCTTCATCCTAGTGTTGCCTTTTCATATATATTGTAAACTCTGATCAGATTAATAATTAAGAAGTTTGGGATTATCTCTCTAGACTCTCTCTCTTGTTCATAATGATTTTTAAATACTCTTAAACATGTTTACTACCTAATCTCTCAACAAATCTCCCATTAACCTTCTCTAATCTACCTCTAATCTCTCAATACCTACTTTATTCTCTAAAATCATATCTTGTTTTATTCGATCCGCTTGATCTGCAACGCTCGATCTGTTTTTTCCACTCAAAGCCTCAAACAACAATAAATGTATTTATTATATAATTTACTCTCTGTCTCCCATTTTTTTTCTTCTTATTTTTACTTTTTTATTTTCTTCTCATTTACTCCATATTTTTCAATGACACTTATAGTTTTTCTTGTATATTTTTAAATTGAAACACTGATTGATACTCCCTCCGTTTTTTAATATAAGTCGTTTTAGAATTGTGCACATAGATTAAGAAATTATTAATTTTTTTATATTTTCTAAACAAAAACATCATTAATTATTTACCTAACCACAAATCAACCAATAATAAAATAGAAGGTATATTATCATTGGTCATATAACTTTAAGTGTTAATTAATTTTACATAGAAAACCGAAAACGTCATATAATTTGGAACATAAAAAATTCTCTAAAACGACTTATATTAAAAAAACGGAGGAAATATGTTTCAAATCAAAAGCGACATTAGTTTGACTTGCAATGGAAATAAATTACACTAGCATTCATGACTTGAATTCAGAATCTTGAAAGTCATGGAAACTAGCGGTGGGCACGAATCACATACTACAATCACATACTACTGTAAATTTCAGTATTTGCAATTTGCTTCGTAATTTACGGAAATCTGATTTTCTTATTTGTTTTGATTCAAAAAATATGGATATCCGAATAAATGACAACTGGATAGTTATGAATATCTCGTCCACTTTGTTTAATACAAGTAAATCTAAAAAACTATACAAGTTTATTTTTAAAATATGTTTATATAATATTAAACAAATGGTGAACCTATATGTTCCATAAATTTTTAAAATTAATTTTTTTTATAAAATATAACATTTTAGAAAATTGTAATTTTTATAAAGATTTTATATTTCTTTCTTAATTTAATACTTCTATAAGTAATTTTATTAATGAAATTATTAAAATTATATGTTAAAATAATAATTATATAAAATTATACATTTAATTACAACTCTCTATTTAATTATAAATATATTTCTATTGTATAAAATCAGAACGGAGCGGATATTTGATCCTAATTTTTTGAGTATTTGTGATTTGATTCGTTTTTAACTGATATTTTGATTTTTAATATTTGTTTTGCTTCGAAAACTTGCTGAAACCCAGATTTACCTGATTGAAACAAAACTAATAAGGAATCGAATCAAATTTAAGGGATAAAATGTCCAAGTACTACGCATTGCACAATTTCATTTACCAACAGTTTCAGATCAGAGACCAACCCCTCTCTCCGTCATCTGTCTTGGGTATATGGGGAAGTCCTCAAACTAAATCTCCAGAGATGGTAAAAAATCTTTCATTGGTTTGCTTCCACAAATAGTGTTATTCATCATCATCATCGTCATCAACATCATATTTTTCCGCAGAGGAAAAAAAAATGCCAAACCCAGTGCAGCAATCGGTGCATGGTTACCTGTCAAAGATCAAAAGGGAGGCAGGAAAGCTGCAGTTGTCGTCGTCGAAATCATTGTCATCATCCAAGAAGTGGGTGCTTAGCTATAAGCTTCACAAAAAGCTCTCCTCCTTAATGAATGTAAGACGTCCCAGCAAGACCTGCAGAGTCAACGACGACGACCACCACCAGGATCCCGGTCAGGCCGCCACCTTGTCCGATATCGACCGTTTTCTCGAGGAAAACTTCAAATCCCTCTGCATCAGAGATGGCGGCGAAGAGGAGGAGGAGGACCACCATCGGAGGATGACCAAAAAGAAGGAGAAAAGGGATCAGTCCTCGGATGACTCATCCGACACTGATGAAGACGACTACTATCGTCACAGATTCGAGAGGACATGGGGACAGGCGGTCTACGACTCCCCCAAACTGCCAGATCCGCGGAGGAGAACAGAGAGACTATCTCCACCACCTGGATCATCGGAAGGTACGCCCAGCATGTACACAACGCCGGAGGAGGAGGAGGAGAGACGGTCGTTGAGGTCCAACTCATCCAGCTTGGTGCTGCCTGAGAACTGCATCGCGGTGCTGAGATGCACTGAAGAGCCTCAGGAGGATTTCAGGAGGTCGATGGTGGAGATGATGGAGTCCAAGCTAGGAGGGGGCGAGGTGGACTGGGACTTGATGGAAGAGCTACTCTTCTGCTATCTCGATCTCAACCACAAGAAATCACACAAGTTTATACTCAGCGCTTTCGTCGATCTCATCATCTCTCTCCGTGACAAGGAGAAGAGGGTCACCAGGAAAAGCCTTGAGATGTCGCTCACTACTCGCGCCGCCAGGGACAGGTTTAGTAAGAGGAGCTATGCCTCTCGAAACTAGCTTGTACAACTTCCCTTCTTTTCTTTTCTTCTTTACATCAAACCATTTTAATTTCTTTTTAACATTCGTGTCTTTCTTCTCAGCCTTTAAAGTCAATGCTTGCATGTATCCAATGAACTTGTTGTATTCTTCTGTGTTAAGATTTTCTTTGACCTAGAGTTAAGATCACTAGCTGCACTGCATGACTTCCAAATATTTTCATACACAAAAAGAGAAACACGTGAGGGTTGTGGGATTGAATGCAGATGTATCTGCTTCCTTGTTATCACTGGTAACTTCCGCTATTTCTGCTTCTCACAGTTGTCACATTCTAGATCAACTATTTCATATCTCCTCGTCACTTAGTTCCATTAGTTCTGTCTTCCTTGAAGAACAAGCCTGCATAACTGTCCCATTGGCCTTCTTCGGCCCTCTTTTCTCATCCACATCTTTCTTGTCATCCACATCTTCGCTATACTCACTCTCATAATCATCGTACTCCTCCTCTTCCTCCTCCATACCTTCTTCTGCGTTTGCACCCTCATTTGAAACCAATCCCCTTGTCCCAGCCCTGGTTCTTTTCAAGACTTTGACCTTCAGTGATGTCTTTTTGTCACACCCGATCCATGAGTCGCACATGCAGTAGCAAGTCAAGTTTTACGTACCCTCTGAGGGTGCTTGGAGTTTACCCATTACCAGTCCTGACCCACTTTTAACTTTCTCAATCGCTTTGTTTCCTTCACCCCTGCTCCCGAACCTTCCATCCTGTCACTGATGGTTTTTGATGCAGCCGTTATGGCTCCACCTTCTGAGAGAACCACACGTTGTTCGAAAATGAATCCGCTAGGAGAACCCAATATAGTTTTTCTCCTTGTGGAACGGGAAGTAGGGTGCGTGTGGAAGAGCGCCTATGAGCCCATTGGGTCGTTTCAGAGTGACCCAAGCTTGAAGGGTAACAATGTCACCCTCTTGGATACCCTCTTCGCTTTTTGTCTCACATGTTATATGTCTATTGTCAGAGACGGCATCATCTCTAGTGCCTTCTCAATGTCCTCAACATCAGTTGCTACCTGGGTTAGCAATTCAGAACGGTCCGCCAAGCTCATTTCTTAAAGCTCTTGGAATGATTTAACCTTCTGGAAATTGGACAAACAACTACACGTACAAGACGAAAATATGACTGCACTTGACAAATTTGATAGTATTAATATACCTTCCGTGCTATCTTCTTAACGACCGTGTCACTGAAATGAGCGAGCCGCAAGAAAGGCGCAATTCCTTCTGAGGAGACTCCAGAAGACTTCCTTGCACTAAGGGGAACAGTCTGTGATGTTCAAATTTTAGTTAATCTTCTACAACAGCAACCTTAAGCCACTTCTTGACTTTCCATAAGAAGTAAATCTAGTGGGGAAATGAATATTCTAGAACACGTCTGAAATCACCTTGCAGTGCTGGAGACAACATCGCTGATTCACGAGTTAACTGGGCCTGTCTCAACAGCTCCGTCTGTACACATAAATGAAATAAAAGTTATAGTATTTCCGTTAATCAATGTTAGCGTTACAGTTGGCTAATTTAAAATATCACCTCCACTATGGTTGGCTTGCTCTTGCTTCATGTTCTTCAGGTCCAAATTTAGCTCACTCCTAACAGACATAAAGAGCTTCTGCAGAGGTTCATCATCAGTTCTACGAACTGGAATCTCCATGTACTCAGCTGCCTTGGTAAAAACTTCCATAACTTTGCTGAACAACGAAGATTATAGAACATGTTAAAAAAACAAAGCCTATTTTCATGCACCTATAGCATCACTCTGAAAGTGTGTATGAGTGAATATACCTTGGGGCCAAAGAGTCATTAGATAATAATATGCAGAAAGAGTAGTTCCCGGTATACTTTGATGACCTCGAGAGATAAATAACAGCAATAACAAATTCACTAATAAAAATATGTATAAGGTTTTACAAGTTTGTAAACGAAAAGGTTCAAATAACAAGAAAAAAAAAAAAGCTAAGGTTTTGCATCATCGCACTTCACACACTTTGGGATTAACATGGCGGCTTGTCTTGTAGGTTAACAAAGAATAATGTAATTCATTAATTCATTCACAGACGACAATTTCAATATCTCTAATCACAATGGACGCATCACGCATGCATGCATCACTACCAATTACTGAAGAAGAAGAAGATCAGTTTCGTGTGAGAGCATCTACGCGAGCCGCGACCTCATCAAAATCTGGGACGTTGTTGGAGGGATTAGCCTGCCACGATGCTGTTCGACGACTCATCCTCCTTAACCCCTCTCCGCTAGCTTTCTCCATCGACTCTGACCTCATGTTCTTACTACTACCACTGCTCGCCGAATCTTCACCAAGCGCTTCTGGGGGAGGCGGGTTCGCCAATCTTCTTCTCACTGATCTCGGCTTTGGTCTCCCCGCAATAGGAGAGTCTGTTTTTGAGATACCAACAATTAAATTATTACTATCAATTATGATATATAGTGCTTTTCTTGCAAAATAGATACTATTCTCTTATCCCCTATTATATATGTTGTTTTACTCACCAGTGTCGTCGGGCAAGAGATCAGACTTGGTCATTTTCTCTGGAAGGCTTTCCTGTTTCTCGATTTTGGGTTTATTGTTGTAAGACGCAGGCATGATGAATCTGTAGTAGAAAGGTTTGTTTTCTGGATCATCCTCCTTCTCTTCCTCCTCGTCAGGGCCAGAGACACAACTCTCGCTTGTACCCATGGAGTCGTCTTCGCTTCTTCTACTCATGGACTTGCTATCCAAAGAGTCTTTTCTGCCATGAAACGAAAGGCTGCTTCTGTTTTCCCTCGTCTTTCCAGGAGTATTTTGCTTTGTTTTTGTTTTTTGAGGCTCTTCATCAGGAGGTGGTGTGTAGAGCCTCTGTTCTAAAGACTTGGCGTCCCATTTGATGGAGTACTCTATGGCAATCTCCTGGAGCAGCTTTACCTTCATTTCCTTAGAGGGGGGCTCCGCTTTGAATCTCTCCACAAACTGCAAAGCAGATTACGATAAAAGTCACTAAGCCACAAACTAGTGTTTTGGCAGCGTAGAGAATGTATATTTAATATACCTCAGGGTTCACAAACTGTTCAAGTGAGTTAGTCCCGTATCTGTCAGCAAACAAAGACCTGAGATCGCGAAGCTCAGGCACTTCAGAGACTCTAGCGGCCGCATATACAAGGGATGAGATGGCCTCGCAACACTCCTCAGGGCATTTACTGTAACACCAATACATTTTTTTTTTTTTTTTAACATGGATGATGAATCCCAATTCCAAAAGAAAGTAAAGGCAAGAGAAGGTGCTTTGATTAACTTTACCTGGATTTTTGTAAGAGCGATACGTTGGATGCAACACAGATGCAGAATTGCTCCAACAACTCATAACAGGACAACCTCCTTTTCTCCTCAATAAGCCCTTCTGCCTGTCATACACATTTGTCATCAAATTCATATCTATCTCTCCGCTCATTTGACAAACAATTGATTATGCACGCCACAACAACAACAAAAAAAAAGATGATTTCTCTGGGTTGCTTGAGAAACAATTCACTGTGTTATTATAACCAGCTGGTGACAGCATTAAAATTAAATTTGTTTCTTTTTTTTTTCTTCCATTGCATCCACCTGTGTATACCAGAATAGAAGGAATTTATGAAAACATAGTTGACCCCTTTTTTTCTTTTAAATTGTTCAATTTTTTAAGATACGTAGTTTTTTTCTTCGGTGCTGGCACGTTCGGAGAACCAATCAGATTCTTACGCAACCCATTAAACGATACAGGGGATACATGATTACTTGTTCGTTAATCAGGAAAACAATAGATAAACTAATCAAAAAGAAAGTTACCCTGCCGTATGCATTGTAATCGAGGCTGTTGTTGAGAAGATCGACAATGTCCTTCTTCAAATATTTGCAAACAGAGCTTTTCTTTCTCTTCACCGTCTCCACTCTTGTTTTCGTTATCTTGACCAAGTACTTGCTGAGGTATTTAAATTGATTAATGAAAAGGATCAACACGTACGAAAAGCTGAAAAAGGGAACACAAGAAAAGAAAAGACTTACCATTTCGTATAGAATTTGGGTTTAAACAGACCATCAAACATTTTGCCTTCTGAAATTAACAGGGATAGATGGAATTCTCCTTGTTTTTTTCTTTTTGTTTCTCGTTTTGTATTTTTTGCTCTCTCTCTTTCGTGCAAGAGAAAGAGAGAGATAGAGAGAAGAAATGTTGTCCTTTTGGGAAAGGAAGGAAGGCTTTTATATATAGAAAAACAGGAGAGAGAGGCAGAGATAAGAATGAAAAAGAAACGACTTTTCTCTTGGCTGGGTCTAACATGAGATCTCAAGAAACGGAACTTGTTTCTCGCAAGAAAAACCAAGAAGCTGAGAGAGAGAGAGAGAGAGAGAGAGAGAGAGGAATATGATGCTGTTAAATGGGCAAAATTGCGCGCGCTTTCAGGAGAGCGGTAATTACTAAAACAGGCCTAGTGGAGTTTCTAAGAGTAGGCAGCTGACCAGGTTAGTTTCGGAATTCAACACTCTATCCAAGCCAGTAAGGGCATCTGCATCAGTCCATGGGTTCACAAAGTATTTTTTTATTATTATTTTTTTCTGTTTGATTTTTGTTTAAAAAAAAAAAATTAATTAATCGGACCAATCGCGGACCGTCACGTGCCGTGGGGCCCGCGCTACAGTGATGACTCGGGTTCAGTGCAGTGACCCTGCAGGAGACAGGTTCACTTCTTTTGCTTATTTTAATATATTTTTTTTTCGAAAACTGTGTGAACTCTCCATGGAGTTCACTGATGCAGATGCTCCAATAAATAGAGCATGTCCATCGGTTCTTATCAATAAATTAGTAATAAATATAGTGATTTGAAAGGTTTAGAACATTTGTTAATCTAATTTAATTTTTTCTCGTCCAATGGTAGAATTTCATTGAGGTTCTTAAATTTTTTTTTTAAATAGAATGATTGGATTTCATAACATGAAAGAATATAATTTTTTTTAAAACGAAGACATTACAACATATTGAAAATACAATTAGTAATCGTAAACGAGAAAAAATCGATTTTTGATGTATTTTGTTTTCACATACTCGATTCCGAATGCTCATCATATTCCCGAGATTTGAGGCATATCTGATGATCAAAAATTTGGTCGAATCTTTCATCCATCATTTCTTCAAGATTATCAGAAGAGGAAGAAGTCATTTAGAATAAATGTTTTTGGTGAAATGGTAAAAGAAACACAATATTTTAGAAAAATTTTGGTGAAATGGTTTGTTGCAATGATAATAGAAACACAATAATATACTCCTTTTGTCTTAAGATAGACTCGGAAGAGGAAAAAAGAAATGGTTTGTTGAAAAGGTAAAGAGAAACACAATACACTCGGAAATGAAAAATATAAATGGTTTGTTCATAACATCGATCAATATTGCATAGCTTATAAAGAGTTAATACCAATGACTATATCAAGACATGGTCAGCGAAACTGTTAGTTTCAGGTTTCATACTGTTGTACATGGACAATATGAGTTGCTAAGAAGACAGAATTTCCAAGAACTGGTGGATGGCGTCTTGAATCCCTGCAAATGCGACCACAAACTCTGCTGTATCTGTTTGATTCAGCAGCTTCTTCATCACCAGTTCCAACACTTTATACCTGCACATCACCAGTTTCTGCTATTCAAATCTTTCACTTAACTCAACCGGACTATAAAGAAAATAACATCCCCTATGTCTTTCAGTTCATCACTAACATTCCTTATTTTTGTGATGGAGAGAAAAGCAAAACCTGAGTCAGCTCATGAGGCGGTATCCAAGCCAGGACACAGCAGCCAGCTCATGAGGCGGTATCCAGGTGGGCATGAGAAGGTTAGAGACATCCTTCAAGGAGGTT
This genomic interval from Brassica oleracea var. oleracea cultivar TO1000 chromosome C2, BOL, whole genome shotgun sequence contains the following:
- the LOC106326200 gene encoding transcription repressor OFP14-like, which encodes MPNPVQQSVHGYLSKIKREAGKLQLSSSKSLSSSKKWVLSYKLHKKLSSLMNVRRPSKTCRVNDDDHHQDPGQAATLSDIDRFLEENFKSLCIRDGGEEEEEDHHRRMTKKKEKRDQSSDDSSDTDEDDYYRHRFERTWGQAVYDSPKLPDPRRRTERLSPPPGSSEGTPSMYTTPEEEEERRSLRSNSSSLVLPENCIAVLRCTEEPQEDFRRSMVEMMESKLGGGEVDWDLMEELLFCYLDLNHKKSHKFILSAFVDLIISLRDKEKRVTRKSLEMSLTTRAARDRFSKRSYASRN
- the LOC106325599 gene encoding uncharacterized protein LOC106325599 translates to MFDGLFKPKFYTKCKYLVKITKTRVETVKRKKSSVCKYLKKDIVDLLNNSLDYNAYGRAEGLIEEKRRLSCYELLEQFCICVASNVSLLQKSSKCPEECCEAISSLVYAAARVSEVPELRDLRSLFADRYGTNSLEQFVNPEFVERFKAEPPSKEMKVKLLQEIAIEYSIKWDAKSLEQRLYTPPPDEEPQKTKTKQNTPGKTRENRSSLSFHGRKDSLDSKSMSRRSEDDSMGTSESCVSGPDEEEEKEDDPENKPFYYRFIMPASYNNKPKIEKQESLPEKMTKSDLLPDDTDSPIAGRPKPRSVRRRLANPPPPEALGEDSASSGSSKNMRSESMEKASGEGLRRMSRRTASWQANPSNNVPDFDEVAARVDALTRN